The following proteins are co-located in the Candidatus Kaelpia aquatica genome:
- the rpsL gene encoding 30S ribosomal protein S12: MPTVQQLIRLGRKKKRKKTKSPALKNCPQRRGVCVQVRTMTPKKPNSALRKVARVRLTTGIEVTSYIPGEGHNLQEHSIVLVRGGRVKDLPGVRYHIVRGTLDTGGVASRMKSRSKYGTKRPKK, from the coding sequence ATGCCTACAGTCCAGCAGTTAATAAGATTAGGCAGGAAGAAAAAACGTAAAAAGACTAAGTCTCCAGCATTGAAGAATTGTCCGCAGAGGCGCGGTGTCTGTGTTCAGGTTAGAACCATGACGCCTAAAAAGCCTAACTCAGCTTTAAGGAAGGTTGCCAGGGTACGCCTTACCACAGGAATAGAGGTGACTTCTTATATTCCTGGAGAAGGGCACAATCTTCAGGAGCACTCCATAGTCTTGGTAAGAGGCGGAAGAGTGAAGGATTTACCCGGTGTCAGATATCATATAGTAAGAGGTACTCTTGATACTGGAGGCGTTGCGAGTAGAATGAAATCTAGGTCTAAGTATGGCACTAAGAGGCCTAAGAAATAA
- the rpoC gene encoding DNA-directed RNA polymerase subunit beta' codes for MHKQPDQFDHISIKMASPEVIKSWSHGEVKKPETINYRTFKPEKSGLFCERIFGPSRDFECYCGKYKRVKYKGVICDRCGVEVTHSRVRRERLGHIDLATPVVHVWFWKVLPSRIGTLLDMTIRELERIIYYEEYVVIDPGETPLKKKELLAEAKLQELRAKYGNKFKAGMGAEAIKELIQELDLAKISKEVKKKLAGIPVEKIPKKHIKRLKVAEDLMRSDNDPEWMILDALPVIPPDLRPLVPLEGGRFATSDLNDLYRRVINRNNRLKKLIELKAPEIIVRNEKRMLQESVDALFENGRHGRAVMGHGNRPLKSLSDMLKGKQGRFRQNLLGKRVDYSGRSVIVVGPELKIYECGLPKIMALELFEPFILRKLRERGYVHTIKSARKLIEKATEEVWEILEDVIRDHPVLLNRAPTLHRLGIQAFQPKLIEGKAIQINPLVCTPFNADFDGDQMAVHVPLSIEAQMEARLLMLASNNLFAPSHGGPLISPTQDIVLGLYYMTKSKDGELGEGKVFANMAEVIYAYNDHEVSLHAKIKVRLDGGNLINTTVGRVIFNDILPQEMSYFNTLLNKGKISEVVKDVYKVCGHHETVKLLDRMKRMGFEYATTAGMSMSVSDLKIPDLKEDIIKKARTQVAVVEVEYKKGFITDGERNNKVIDIWTHATDNIEDETFKEMTEFNPPFMMADSGARGSRQQIRQLCGMRGLMAKPSGEIIEHPIVANFREGLSVLEYFISTHGARKGLADTALKTADAGYLTRRLVDVAQDVLVSEEDCGTVNGIFVSAIIEGDEVIVTLGERIIGRIACDSIVDIVTDNIVVKAGEIIDVARASKIEELGIEKIKIRSVLTCETKNGICRLCYGLNLSTGKLAELGEAVGVVAAQSIGEPGTQLTMRTFHIGGTATRIIEQSQVQSRYSGFVKYHSLKFAEKEDYCIVLTRNSQISINDETGRELERFAIPQGSLLKFKNEAAIKKGEVFAEWDPYTTPILTEISGVVKYEDVELEHTVKEEYDEVSGHTRLVVVEYKGDYHPQVLVLNEDETEVLGFYPLPPGAIILVKDGAKISSGDALAKTARKMVKTRDITGGLPRVAELFEARKPKNPAIISEIDGIVEFGAFKKGQRQIVVKSETGMVKEYNIPHGKHLNVYRGDHVEAGTALTDGPLVLQDILNVCGEKTLQEYLVNEIQEVYRLQGVKINDKHIEAIIKQMIRKVKIEEPGDTSFLYGQEVDKFIFREENERVIGKKGKPAKGKLILQGITKASLTTESWISSASFQETTRVLTDAAFAGRVDNLKGLKENVIVGHLIPAGTGYKNHREVELVKNKES; via the coding sequence ATGCATAAACAGCCTGACCAGTTTGATCATATAAGCATAAAGATGGCTTCGCCTGAAGTCATAAAGAGCTGGTCTCATGGAGAGGTAAAGAAACCTGAGACCATAAACTATAGAACTTTTAAGCCTGAGAAGAGTGGGCTGTTCTGCGAGAGAATATTCGGTCCTAGCCGTGATTTTGAATGCTATTGCGGTAAATATAAAAGAGTTAAGTATAAGGGCGTTATCTGTGATAGATGCGGCGTTGAGGTTACTCATTCCAGGGTAAGACGTGAGAGATTAGGCCATATTGATCTTGCAACCCCTGTTGTTCATGTCTGGTTTTGGAAAGTTTTACCTTCTCGGATAGGTACGCTGTTGGATATGACGATAAGAGAGCTTGAAAGAATTATCTATTATGAAGAATATGTTGTCATCGATCCTGGGGAGACTCCTCTTAAGAAGAAAGAGCTTTTAGCTGAAGCAAAGCTTCAAGAGCTGCGCGCTAAGTACGGCAATAAGTTTAAAGCTGGTATGGGAGCTGAGGCTATAAAAGAATTAATTCAAGAACTGGATTTGGCGAAGATCTCTAAAGAGGTAAAGAAGAAGTTAGCCGGGATACCAGTTGAAAAAATACCAAAAAAACATATTAAAAGATTAAAGGTCGCAGAAGACCTTATGCGTTCTGATAATGATCCGGAATGGATGATATTAGATGCGCTTCCTGTTATCCCTCCTGACTTAAGGCCTCTTGTTCCTCTTGAGGGTGGAAGGTTTGCTACCAGTGATTTGAACGACTTGTATCGCCGTGTAATAAATAGAAATAATAGATTAAAAAAATTGATAGAGTTAAAAGCTCCTGAAATTATAGTAAGGAACGAAAAGAGAATGCTGCAGGAGTCGGTAGATGCTCTTTTTGAAAACGGTAGACATGGTAGGGCTGTTATGGGACATGGCAACAGACCCTTGAAGTCTCTCTCTGATATGTTAAAAGGTAAACAGGGGCGGTTTCGTCAAAACCTTTTGGGTAAGAGAGTCGATTATTCAGGAAGAAGTGTTATTGTCGTCGGTCCTGAGCTTAAGATATATGAGTGCGGGCTTCCAAAGATTATGGCATTGGAACTCTTCGAGCCTTTTATCTTAAGAAAGTTGAGAGAGAGAGGGTATGTCCACACTATTAAGAGCGCTAGAAAGCTTATTGAAAAGGCCACCGAAGAAGTGTGGGAGATTTTAGAGGATGTTATAAGAGACCATCCTGTTTTATTGAATAGAGCTCCTACTTTGCATCGTCTCGGTATTCAGGCATTTCAGCCTAAGCTTATAGAAGGTAAGGCTATCCAGATCAATCCTTTAGTTTGCACACCCTTTAACGCGGACTTTGATGGAGACCAGATGGCTGTTCACGTACCGCTTTCAATAGAGGCTCAGATGGAAGCACGCCTTCTTATGCTTGCATCGAATAATCTCTTTGCGCCTTCACATGGTGGTCCATTAATATCTCCGACGCAAGATATTGTTTTGGGTTTATATTATATGACCAAATCTAAAGATGGAGAGCTGGGTGAAGGAAAAGTGTTTGCTAACATGGCTGAGGTTATATACGCTTATAATGATCACGAGGTCTCTCTGCATGCCAAAATAAAAGTAAGGCTAGATGGTGGTAATCTAATAAATACAACAGTTGGAAGAGTTATCTTTAACGATATTTTACCTCAAGAGATGTCCTACTTTAATACTCTTTTAAATAAAGGCAAGATATCTGAGGTAGTCAAAGATGTTTATAAGGTTTGCGGGCACCATGAGACAGTGAAGCTCTTAGACCGCATGAAGAGAATGGGCTTTGAGTATGCTACGACTGCAGGTATGTCTATGTCTGTATCTGATTTGAAGATACCCGATTTAAAAGAGGATATTATTAAAAAAGCAAGAACTCAAGTTGCCGTAGTTGAAGTTGAGTATAAGAAAGGTTTTATAACAGACGGTGAGCGTAATAATAAAGTGATAGATATCTGGACCCACGCAACAGATAACATTGAAGATGAGACATTTAAAGAGATGACAGAATTTAATCCGCCGTTTATGATGGCTGACTCTGGAGCAAGAGGTTCGCGGCAGCAAATAAGGCAGCTTTGCGGTATGAGAGGTTTGATGGCTAAGCCATCAGGTGAAATTATAGAACACCCTATCGTAGCTAATTTTAGAGAGGGTCTTTCGGTTCTAGAATACTTTATATCTACTCATGGTGCTAGAAAAGGTCTGGCTGATACGGCTCTTAAGACAGCCGATGCCGGATATTTAACCAGAAGACTTGTAGATGTTGCTCAAGATGTTCTGGTATCAGAAGAAGATTGCGGTACCGTTAATGGTATATTTGTCTCTGCTATAATCGAAGGCGACGAAGTCATTGTAACTTTGGGAGAGAGAATAATTGGTAGAATTGCTTGTGACAGCATAGTTGATATCGTTACCGATAACATAGTTGTTAAAGCTGGAGAGATTATCGATGTAGCCAGGGCTTCAAAAATAGAAGAGCTGGGTATTGAAAAGATAAAGATAAGAAGTGTTCTGACTTGCGAGACTAAGAACGGAATTTGCAGGTTATGTTATGGTTTGAATCTTTCAACAGGCAAGCTAGCTGAACTAGGTGAAGCCGTTGGTGTTGTTGCAGCGCAGTCAATTGGTGAGCCTGGTACGCAGCTTACCATGAGAACTTTCCATATTGGAGGTACAGCTACAAGGATAATCGAACAGTCTCAAGTTCAGTCTCGTTATTCTGGTTTTGTTAAGTATCATAGTTTAAAATTTGCAGAGAAAGAGGATTATTGTATTGTTTTGACTAGAAACAGTCAGATAAGTATTAACGATGAGACTGGAAGAGAGTTGGAACGCTTTGCTATTCCTCAGGGTTCTCTGCTTAAGTTTAAAAATGAAGCAGCAATTAAAAAAGGAGAAGTTTTTGCAGAGTGGGATCCTTATACTACTCCCATCTTAACTGAGATCTCTGGTGTTGTTAAATACGAAGACGTAGAGTTAGAGCATACAGTAAAAGAAGAATATGATGAGGTCAGCGGTCATACAAGGCTTGTTGTTGTTGAGTATAAAGGAGATTACCATCCTCAGGTACTTGTTCTCAATGAAGATGAGACTGAAGTGCTTGGTTTTTATCCTCTGCCTCCGGGAGCGATTATTCTTGTTAAAGATGGAGCTAAGATTTCTTCTGGTGATGCCCTGGCTAAGACTGCAAGAAAGATGGTTAAGACCCGTGATATCACAGGCGGTTTGCCTAGAGTTGCTGAGCTTTTTGAAGCTAGGAAGCCTAAGAACCCTGCTATTATTTCTGAGATAGATGGAATCGTTGAGTTCGGTGCTTTTAAAAAAGGGCAAAGACAGATTGTGGTTAAGTCTGAGACCGGGATGGTAAAAGAGTATAATATTCCGCATGGAAAACATTTAAATGTGTATAGAGGCGACCATGTAGAAGCTGGAACTGCTTTGACTGACGGGCCGTTGGTTTTGCAGGATATTCTCAATGTCTGCGGAGAGAAGACATTACAAGAGTATCTAGTAAACGAGATTCAAGAGGTTTACCGTCTTCAGGGCGTTAAGATAAACGATAAACATATTGAGGCGATAATAAAACAGATGATAAGGAAGGTAAAGATAGAAGAGCCTGGGGATACAAGTTTCCTTTATGGCCAGGAAGTCGATAAGTTTATATTCCGGGAAGAGAACGAGAGAGTGATTGGTAAAAAAGGTAAGCCTGCTAAGGGTAAGCTTATCTTACAAGGTATAACCAAAGCATCATTGACTACCGAGAGCTGGATATCATCTGCAAGTTTCCAGGAGACTACACGGGTACTGACTGATGCAGCTTTTGCAGGTAGGGTGGATAATTTAAAAGGATTAAAAGAGAACGTTATAGTGGGTCATTTAATACCCGCTGGCACAGGTTATAAAAACCATAGAGAAGTAGAACTAGTTAAGAATAAGGAGTCATAA
- the rpsG gene encoding 30S ribosomal protein S7, producing MRRRRAEKRKVTHDPVYNSILVQKMINLMTLDGKKVVSENIVYGAFDVIKKKLNKSTDAEVLEVIQKSIDNVRPRVEVRAKRVGGSTFQIPIEVPERRALSLALRWIRESTRSKKGRSMREKLAQELMDAYRGEGTAAKKREDTHRMAEANRAFAHYRW from the coding sequence ATGAGAAGAAGAAGAGCTGAGAAAAGAAAAGTTACTCATGATCCCGTATATAACAGCATCTTGGTTCAAAAGATGATTAATCTAATGACCTTGGATGGCAAGAAAGTTGTTTCTGAGAATATAGTATATGGGGCTTTTGATGTTATAAAAAAGAAGCTTAATAAAAGTACAGACGCAGAGGTTCTTGAAGTTATTCAGAAGTCTATCGATAACGTTAGACCAAGGGTTGAAGTTAGAGCTAAGCGTGTTGGCGGTTCTACTTTTCAGATCCCTATTGAGGTTCCTGAAAGAAGAGCGCTCTCTCTTGCGCTGCGTTGGATAAGAGAGTCTACAAGATCAAAGAAAGGCAGGTCTATGAGAGAGAAGCTTGCTCAAGAGCTTATGGATGCTTATCGTGGTGAAGGTACAGCCGCTAAGAAGAGAGAGGATACTCATAGGATGGCGGAGGCAAATAGAGCTTTTGCACATTATAGGTGGTAA
- the rpoB gene encoding DNA-directed RNA polymerase subunit beta, producing MSKRRSIVKIKSPIEAPNLLDLQLKPFYDFLQENVAKTKRKHWGLEAVLKETFPIESVDGVTTLEYVYYTIGKSKYSLDECKRKDFTYSVPLRVKLRLRTPDEVREQEVFLCDLPYMTPQGTFVMNGDERVVVTQMHRSPGVSFEKSSQLYGKVSYRARIVPYYGSWLEFEFDQSKVLNVYIDRRRKFPVSVLLRAFGCSSDEDILKTFGGTESLKINKRSDFKNVEDRILAEDIFDPESKQVLFEKYQLITKVNVTKLEKLGLKQVKLVKEEVAEIVSTLKKDTTTSKEEALTEIFRKMQPGNPATIENAEGYFQRLFLNPKRYDLQRVGRFIINRKLGMKTSLDKRTLDKETVVQVIDYMLKLRKGEGEPDDIDHLGSRRIRTVGELLQEQFRIGLLRIERVSRERMAVYDIESLMPHHLVNSKLISALIRDFFGRGSLSQFMDQTNPQAELTHRRRLSALGPGGLDRERAGFEVRDVHYSHYGRVCPIETPEGPNIGLITSLALYARINEFGFIETPYRKVKNKKVSNETKYLTADEEDRYVIAQANAKLDKNSCFIDKEIFSRYKDGFIKADPSDVEYMDVSPQQIVGSSTGLIPFLEHDDANRALMGANMMRQAVPLMTTESPLVGTGFEKKAVEDSGTLVLAEKDGTVRYVDSEHISVGANEYSLTKFGRTNADTCINQRPLVKIGDKVKAGDVLADGAATDDGELSLGRNILVAFMPWRGYNFEDAIILSERLVKDDVFSSIHIEEFEVEARETKLGPEEITRDIPNVSEEILRNLDDNGIVRIGAEVKPSDILIGKVSPKTESELTPEEKLLRAIFGEKAGDVRDTSLKVPPGVFGFVINVEVFTRKEGATLSKEEKSRELKEVKVIRKEYEAKVNQLKKDKLSRLSKLLLGEKLSAPLCSMETDKALISDGVLINDKHIKQLSHCDLEIIKLIENDSKEEEIFRVLKLYDDQIEEVLYEMDARIHRVKKGDELPPGVLKKIVIHVASKRKIVAGDKMAGRHGNKGVISKIVHEEDMPYLPDGTPVDIVLNPLGVPSRMNIGQLLETHLGWAAKKLGFKIATPVFAGITEDEIKGFLKEADLPEDGKITLYDGMSGEPFDQKVTAGYIYMMKLSHMVDDKIHARSIGPYSLVTQQPLGGKAQFGGQRFGEMEVWALEAYGAAYTLQEMLTVKSDDVQGRTKIYESIVKGESAFQHGTPESLNVLLRELQGLALDVIIAKDKDAGEAKTMKAKKKGRAKNA from the coding sequence ATGGTGATGAGAGGGTTGTTGTAACCCAGATGCATCGTTCTCCAGGGGTTAGCTTCGAAAAGAGTTCGCAGCTTTATGGTAAGGTCTCTTATCGTGCCAGAATAGTTCCCTATTACGGTAGCTGGTTGGAGTTTGAATTTGATCAATCTAAGGTTTTAAATGTTTATATAGATAGAAGAAGAAAGTTTCCTGTCTCGGTCTTATTGAGAGCTTTTGGTTGTTCAAGTGACGAGGATATCTTGAAGACATTTGGCGGAACAGAGAGCTTAAAGATTAATAAGCGTTCTGATTTTAAAAATGTTGAAGATAGAATTCTCGCAGAGGATATTTTTGACCCCGAGAGTAAGCAGGTATTATTTGAGAAGTACCAGCTTATAACCAAAGTCAACGTTACGAAGTTGGAGAAATTAGGCCTTAAGCAGGTTAAGCTGGTCAAAGAAGAAGTTGCTGAAATAGTAAGCACGCTTAAAAAAGATACTACTACTTCTAAAGAGGAAGCATTAACAGAGATCTTTCGTAAGATGCAGCCGGGTAACCCTGCGACTATCGAGAATGCTGAAGGTTATTTTCAAAGACTCTTTTTAAATCCCAAGCGATATGATTTACAGCGTGTAGGAAGATTTATAATAAACAGAAAACTTGGAATGAAGACATCTCTTGATAAGCGTACCTTAGATAAAGAGACTGTTGTTCAGGTTATTGATTATATGCTGAAGCTGCGTAAAGGAGAGGGTGAACCCGATGACATAGATCACCTAGGTAGTCGAAGGATAAGAACAGTCGGCGAGCTCTTGCAGGAGCAGTTTAGAATAGGACTTTTAAGAATAGAGCGGGTATCACGCGAGAGAATGGCGGTTTATGATATAGAGTCTTTAATGCCTCACCATCTTGTAAACTCTAAATTAATATCTGCATTGATCAGAGATTTTTTTGGTCGAGGCAGCCTATCTCAATTTATGGATCAGACTAACCCTCAGGCTGAATTGACCCACAGAAGACGTTTGAGTGCTTTGGGCCCCGGAGGCTTAGATAGGGAGCGTGCTGGTTTTGAGGTTCGTGACGTCCATTATTCTCATTATGGCAGAGTATGCCCCATAGAGACACCCGAAGGTCCTAATATCGGACTCATTACTTCACTTGCATTATATGCTCGAATTAATGAATTTGGTTTTATAGAGACTCCTTATAGAAAGGTAAAGAATAAGAAGGTTTCAAATGAGACCAAGTATCTTACCGCTGATGAGGAGGATAGGTATGTCATTGCTCAGGCTAATGCGAAACTGGATAAAAACAGCTGTTTTATAGATAAAGAGATCTTCTCTCGCTATAAGGATGGATTTATTAAGGCAGACCCGTCTGATGTTGAGTATATGGATGTTTCTCCTCAGCAGATCGTGGGTTCTTCGACCGGATTAATACCGTTCTTAGAGCATGACGATGCTAACCGTGCTCTTATGGGTGCCAACATGATGAGGCAGGCTGTTCCGCTTATGACTACGGAGTCGCCGCTTGTTGGTACAGGGTTTGAAAAGAAAGCTGTCGAAGATTCAGGCACCCTTGTTCTGGCTGAAAAAGATGGTACTGTTCGTTATGTTGATTCTGAACACATATCAGTAGGAGCCAATGAATATAGTTTGACTAAGTTTGGACGTACCAATGCCGATACTTGCATAAACCAGAGACCCTTGGTTAAGATTGGGGATAAAGTTAAAGCTGGTGATGTCTTGGCTGATGGTGCTGCAACTGATGATGGAGAGCTTTCCTTAGGCAGAAATATACTTGTTGCTTTCATGCCTTGGCGTGGATACAACTTTGAAGATGCTATTATCTTAAGCGAGAGACTTGTTAAAGACGATGTCTTCTCCTCTATCCATATCGAAGAATTTGAAGTTGAGGCTAGAGAGACAAAGCTAGGGCCTGAAGAGATTACCCGAGATATCCCTAATGTCAGTGAAGAGATATTAAGGAATCTTGATGATAATGGTATTGTGAGGATCGGGGCCGAGGTAAAACCATCGGATATACTTATTGGCAAAGTATCTCCTAAGACTGAATCAGAGCTTACGCCTGAGGAGAAACTGTTACGCGCTATATTTGGAGAGAAAGCCGGGGATGTCAGGGATACATCTTTAAAAGTTCCGCCAGGTGTATTTGGCTTTGTTATAAATGTCGAGGTCTTTACTCGTAAAGAGGGAGCTACTTTAAGTAAGGAAGAAAAAAGCAGAGAACTTAAAGAGGTAAAGGTTATAAGGAAAGAGTATGAGGCCAAAGTAAATCAACTTAAAAAAGATAAGCTTAGCAGATTGTCAAAACTGCTTTTAGGTGAAAAACTTAGCGCGCCTCTGTGCAGCATGGAGACGGATAAGGCTTTAATAAGCGATGGTGTTTTGATAAATGATAAGCATATAAAACAGCTTAGTCATTGCGATCTTGAAATTATTAAGCTAATAGAAAATGACTCTAAGGAAGAGGAGATTTTCAGAGTCCTTAAACTCTATGACGACCAGATTGAGGAAGTACTATATGAGATGGATGCAAGGATACATAGAGTTAAAAAGGGCGATGAACTTCCGCCTGGAGTTTTAAAGAAGATTGTAATTCATGTGGCGAGTAAGAGAAAGATTGTAGCAGGAGATAAGATGGCTGGAAGGCATGGTAACAAAGGTGTTATTTCTAAGATAGTACATGAAGAGGATATGCCTTATCTGCCAGACGGTACACCTGTAGACATAGTACTAAATCCTTTAGGAGTGCCATCTCGTATGAATATAGGACAGCTCTTAGAGACCCATCTCGGCTGGGCTGCAAAGAAGCTGGGTTTTAAAATTGCTACGCCTGTATTTGCTGGCATAACTGAAGATGAGATTAAAGGTTTTCTAAAAGAAGCTGACCTGCCTGAGGATGGGAAGATCACTCTCTATGATGGAATGAGCGGTGAACCTTTTGACCAAAAGGTCACAGCGGGCTATATCTATATGATGAAGTTATCTCATATGGTGGACGATAAGATTCATGCCAGGTCTATAGGCCCTTACTCTCTTGTTACTCAGCAGCCTTTGGGCGGAAAAGCCCAATTTGGAGGCCAGAGATTTGGAGAGATGGAAGTTTGGGCCTTAGAAGCATATGGTGCTGCCTATACTCTTCAGGAGATGCTTACTGTTAAGAGTGATGATGTTCAGGGCAGAACTAAGATATATGAGTCTATAGTTAAAGGTGAGAGTGCTTTTCAGCATGGGACTCCGGAGTCACTGAATGTTCTCTTGCGGGAACTTCAAGGTTTGGCGCTGGATGTAATAATAGCTAAGGATAAAGACGCAGGAGAGGCTAAAACAATGAAAGCAAAGAAGAAGGGGAGGGCAAAAAATGCATAA